Below is a window of Anabas testudineus chromosome 10, fAnaTes1.2, whole genome shotgun sequence DNA.
AGATTGTGTTCCCTAAAGTTAACATCAGTGAAGTTTACTCCATTTATCTTGTCTATTCAGTTTCATCTTCTGTGCAATACTGACTGCACACTAGATGCTGTTTCAGCACTTTATCAAGACTGGAAAGAGTTTGGCTAGTTTTGGACTGAACGCAAAATGCATTCAAGAGCTATAACATTACATATTCTAACTTCATGACAGGAGGCTGTAAAGTTAAGGTAAACATTCAGATGCCCCGGTAAAGTATGAGCTGGACTGGGCTAACCTTACCTGTCCAGTATTGAGTCTCCACTCGTCATTATGGGTCAAAGTGGCACCAGGGATTGTAAGATGAATCTGATTTTGGCAGAGACAGGATAAGTATCATGAGGGAAAGGACAAACAATTAGTATCAGCTCTAGTTAGGTTACAAGACCACTCCTAGCTAGCACCTTAACTTACAGATGAATAGCTAGCTTTATTGAAAAAGCAGTATTTCATTGGTCTACTACAGAACAATTTTGACCACTGTTACATTTGTCGACTAACAATATACTACAATTATAAACAAATGTGACAGACACCTGAAAaactaatgtgtgtttatgaaatCCTGTCCGACTTTAGCTAGCTACCGTTAACGTTAAACCTCATGACTTGCTAACATTAACAAGACCCATTAGCATAGCATCAAGCTAACAACTGACGTTCCAACCAAAACTAATCAACTACGATCACTAATACGCAAACCACATAAATTTAACACCTGATAATATAATTAGTGACCAGTTCGTGGTTTTCCTCAGGATTTCTGGATTCAAAGAACTTTTTTCTCTCACGACTCGACGACAGTCAGGGGCGCGCAAATGTACGCAGTTATTCTGGATTCTGATTGGCCAGGGTCTCCTCGGCGCGGAAGATGATTGGTCCATCCAAATCGCCGCTTGATTATCATTGGTCACTTTAATGGTGTAGTAACgtaaagtaaattaaaacatgGACTAGTAACTAGtctatgttttaattaattaattaacatgttaattagttaattaattaacatgtcaattaatttattaattaaattattgttaaatatataaatgcacCTGTAAAATATTTCCGCCCTTGCAGTTAATTAGTCGAACTCTCATGATATAGTTTATTTCTGCATATTCCTTATATATTTGTGGTTACATACTGTATCCTTGTATGAcctttcagtctgtctgttctgtgtctgtctgcccAATTTTCAGCTGCCTGAAGTGGTTGGCTCGGCTGCTCTCCGCCCCGACACTGCAGGCTCCTCACCTCTCCCCTGATGTCCCCCCTGCACGGTCCATTGTTCTGTGTTTGATCGGCTGTGACCAGAGTCAAACTCGCCTGGATGAAACACAACTTCTGCTCCAacgtttcaaaataaaatactgacagTACCACGCACAGTTGCTTTGACTCCTCCTGTAGTGgttttgcactttttttaacaaaaaaaaaaaattaattcatttttgacTTGACATCGACAACACTGACTCAACACCAGGCTTTTGTCCCAGGTCGTATAATCCATTAAAACTCTGGCATAACGCATTAAGCTCTCAAAGGGCTTATTCCTCAATTTAATCAAACAAATGGCTATTACCTTAATTTTTCTGTATTATGATAAAAACTGGGCTGAAAAAGTACATTGAGCACAACAGTGTCAGCAGACCTACAAAGAATATGTGTCAAAATGTTTAACAGTAGCAGAAAAAAACCTtctgtaaaattaattaaatgaccTCGTttgaacataaaacacaaacatgcccTGGCTGCTATTAcagttgcttttattttgtaaatggtTACTTTTCCGGTCTGCGCTTAATTGATGTGAGGCTGGTGCAGCTTGTTGGAGGATGCTGAGGGACGGTAGTGCCCCATCCACACTCCCTTTCTGTACCACAGAGGATCTCCCAGGGAGGACACATTAAGTGGACACGCTCGATGGAAACATAAGTGTGATTAAGAAAAACTCAGTCCGGATGCATCTGTTTCTTGCACTTATCAGGGAGACTGACTGTGGTGCACGGCTGACGATTTGGGATCCTGCTCTTACTTTTGCTTGCGTTGAAACCGGccagtcattcattcatttctgacCTACTGCACCCACAGTCTCGTTTATTATAAACGCACCCTCCACTGATCAGTTTGAGTCCTGCAGTGAGGATGGACACCCGGCTTTCTTTCTCCAGGCATCCGCTGCTGGTGCTCCTTGGCACGATCGCTGCGCTGTCGGGGACCCGGAGCCCCGTGGCTGCTGCCGGGAGGAGCTGCGCCGACACACGGCAGGTGTACGCGGAGAAGGGGTACAGCACAGGCACCGCTCCGCTGACTCAAATCTCCGGTAAGACTGTACATCTAACCTGATAGATGGGAGTAAATTGCACAACCAGACAGTTTCTGGGGCTCATGCATCTATTTAAAATGTGCCTTTATCAAATAGACGTACAGTAGAATAAAATGTAGACATGGGCTGTGTCGCAGTAGAGTAGGTGCGTCTGCATGATGTAGTTCGTCTAATCCGGGATAAAAATACCTTTATGCACATTAAGGTCAGTGTGAACTCGTTGCTCAGCACCACAAACACTCTGCAGCTCATTATGCACaaatacaacagaaacacacattagtATTGGGGAAAAAGTGATTctgaaattaaaagtgaaattacaaAGTGGGTCAAAACTCACTAACAGCACCAGAGACACAATGTAAGACTATCATGACGGGGTTTCCTCAGGAGAGACAATGCAGGTTGgtttaaaacaaattacaccCGCCCCCTCCTCCCTCATGTGCAGTTTAAATAGGATGATTAAGCGGATGAGCAAATTGCCAACACCGGTGCAACAAAGAACCTCGCCCCTTATTAGTCTTTGCCTCCTCGCCCACTGTTAAATCTCTGCAGATACCCATAGGCTCTGTTCACTGGTGATGATCTTATctgctgcataaaaaaaaaaaaatagcatgTGGATTGCAAACTGTTGGTTTTTGGATAAACTGAAGTTTTGGTGAGGGggatgacagaggagaagaggaacaCAGCGGGGATACATTTGGGAAAATGTGGGTGTTTGACCATGTGAGGGTGAAAATGATGGAGCACTTGAGTTGCTGAAGATGTAGCCTACTTTTTGGAGGTTTTGCTTCGCATGTAAAATAACAAGAGAATGATGTGAGTGTATTACCCACAGACCTTTCACTGTGGAAAGTATAATGTATGTCTGTTTAAAATATGCAGAGGATTTATTTAGTGGTAATTcagctgtgggtgtgtgtccACGCGTCACTGAGATAACTgcaatattgatttattttgtgtgtgtgtgtgtgttgggctaTCACTGACTGAGTCTTGGCTCACTGTCCCGTGGGCCAGGGGAGCAGATGGCCGGGAGAGTGAGGGATGAACAGAGGCAGTTTAGCAATGGAAATAGAGGGATGAGAGAGGGCTAATagtgagacacacagagagaacaaaagagGCTGAGAGCAACATCGGCAAGGGTGGAGTTGGGAATGAGACTTTTAACTGTTTTAACAGTAATATTcatgatataaaataaaaaactaaacatttaaaccacattctcagtgctgtgtgtgtgtgtgtgtttcccccCCTTCCTGGTTGTTGTTTGCATATCATTACCTCTAACGTATCAAACACCCAACCTGAGctgacaaagaaagacagattgAAGGTGAATAATTCATGCAGGGAAATTACAATTTTCTATCACAAGCACGTTTGATAAGATTTCCCCACAGTAACGGAGCAGTGGAGGAATTGGCTTTTTCATTAGAACATCTGCTTACTGCTAATGACGATAGGATTTGTTAATTGTTGAGGTATTAACAATAACTGCACAAACCCCATTTTTATGCtaattaaaagcaaaaccaTGAACATTTTGTTAAGTTTAAACcaaaataatcaaattttaagtttctaaatgtgtgtgtcatcagtcctaacctctctttctctctctgatctGGTTTTACTGTCCAGGTGAGCACCTGCGACTGTGTCCTCAGGACTACACCTGCTGCTCCAGTCAGATGGAGGAGACTCTTGCCCTGCAGAGCGAAAGAGACTTCCTCAAAGCCGTCGAAGACAACAGCCAGTTCCTTTTGACCACTTTTACCCAGAGACACCGCAGATTTGATGGTGAGAGGCTGACTCAGTACAGTTATTCACATGTTTAATGGGAACATTATCTGGTGTGAAATTGGTTAAGAAACAATTGTTTTTCTTGGAGACACAGTTTGGTACATTTGAAGGAATAAAGGAACACAAACTGGACTCGGCAGCTCCTCATCTCACCCTCTCTTATCTCAAGAGTTGGCAGCAATGAGTGACAGCTGAATAAAACTTATCCAGGATCTCTGACTGCACGGTTCCTCTCACATGGTCAGATATGTGTGCCACAGCACTGAGTTTGAGAGCTAAAAGCAGATCAGTGCATATATAATGCAGAGATCCCGACATGGttcttatttatgtttaatCAACAGATGAAAACTCCTGACATTAAAGAAATACCCCAGTGATTTATAGTGTTGCAGGTTCATAAAGTTGTTGGGCTCACGAGAGAGATGATAAAGATATTCACAGCTGAAGCAGACGGAGACTCTCCTTTGGCCTCTTGTATCTAGTGTGGCTTAAGCTCCAGAAACACTGGATCCTATTTTCCATAATGCAACTCAGTGGTGTTTTTATCTCATTCTTCTGGCTGGTAAAGACTCCACACTTTCAGTTTTCAATGCAGGCTTTAAGCTGTTGTCTCCAAGCTCAGATAACCCTGTTGGCATCACTAGGACTTTGTCAGAGTTACTTTATAGAGTTTGCAAAGCgatgagagggagaaagggatGAGGATGATTCTCCTTATCCAATAAACTAAAGatcatctgtaaaataaattggTTGCCACTTTAAACCAACGGTCAGTGCAGGAATCCTTCCTAGACAGCTTCAATAACTGTCTGTATTTGAGAGAATTTAGCCCACATTGTCTCAGTGCAGTGCCTTCAGGTCTGTAGCAGCCACTGCTGCATTTACACTTTCTCCTCCTACCTGCTGTGGATTGCTatcaccttttttttccctcctcatccttttatataatgtatatgATGAATCATTTAGAGACACTGAAGGAGTGGGAGACTGCATATGAGTCTTAAGGatggattttaaataaagtacacGTTGTTACACTCATTTACCAGTGTGCAGGATCTGATGTAACTGTCCCCATGAGCTGTTAATCTGGGAGGGAGGGCTTGGCTGAGCACCTACGTAGAAACCTGgcaaagatttttaaaaacaaaaaaggtggGTGGTCGATTCATATCTAATCTCTGTCCgtcttgtgtttctgcagagttCTTTAGAGAGCTTATAGATCTGTCAGAGAAGTCCATGAACCAGATGTTTACGAAGACCTATGGCCGGCTATTCACCCAGAATGCACATGTCTTCCAGGAGCTGTTTGTGGAGCTTCGCAGATATTATTCTGGTCAGTTTAATCAAATTACGCAGTTCAATGCAAACTAATGTATTTGTGTAATATAAGCATGGTCCAGATTTGTCCGAACAGctggtgcagtgtgtgtataGGTTAGATTTACcatattataaaatgtaattaagattGACCAAGACTCCAGATGGGGGCATTTTAGCGGTTCACTTTTACTCTCCCTATGTTTTATTCTATATTGTATTTCATTACATATCAATTAAATACAAAGACTACACACAACTACACCTAATAAATAAGCTTAGATAATAGTTTCAAGTACCCGGTGGCCTAATCAAAGACAGAACTGTGGCGATTTCCCTGAATCTATAGCAGCTCTAGACAGCAATAAAAAGGGAGTATAGTCTTTGGAGGTGTATTAAAATGCCAAGGACAATTGGAGgaaaaaatagagagaaagaatTGGAATCCCATGGTTGCCAGactgtttctatttctgttcCGGATCGCTGTGTTTTGGCATGACAGCGACTCGCTGGCGAGTCTATCTGCAGGCTCTTGCTGCTTAGTCAGCCTGTGTTTGTCTGCCAAACTGCATATACGGCTAATTGGCGACTATAGTAGACTACAGATTGGAGAGTCGCACATTCAGAATCAGTCTGCCACTTGActaatgtacatgtacagagaCTGACAAGCTCCCAACTACATTTAGATgaagaaatgtggaaaaattgtgcaacacacacagcacattattTCGTGTTAGTAACATTATCGTGTCATGTTTTATACAGTAGAAATTAAAGAATaccttttgtgtgcatgtagcTTTCATGCACACTAAGACtagatatttttcttttgtctaaTTTATGTAATTTAACTATCTCACTAGTCATATTGAACTGTGTGAAGAAATTGAATGGATATTTTATGCTATGTTTAAATTTTAACCAGTTTAAATCTGTTCATGCTTACCAAAGTGATACAGGAAGATTGGAACTACAGAGCTATCTCACAGGATATTTGATGGGTTATAGTATTTGCGGCACTCTCTGCTGTGTCTCTATTTCAAAAATCAATAGAGAAACAATTTCTTTCAGCTAACTAAAACTGTATGCTGATGGATGCTAACAGTTGCTCTTGTACTCACAGGGGGAAGCGTAAGTCTGACAGAGGTTCTCTCAGACTTCTGGTCCAGATTGGTGGAGCGCGTCTTCTCTCTGGTCAACCCCCAGTATCTGTTCACTGAAGACTACCTGGAGTGTGTCAGCAAACATGCTGAACAGCTGCAGCCTTTTGGGGACGTGCCCCGCAAACTGCGCGTACAAGTGTGTGTCCTGTGATAAAACAATGCATAGTTGATTTTAATTGATATGGACTTTGAGGGAAAACGTGAATTTCAGCCAGTATAACTCTATTTCCAGTTATGAAGATTGACATACATCGAGTTGTGGCTGACCTTTTCCTGTCCCTGTTGGTTTTACATTCAGGTGTCCAGAGCTTTCATTGCTGCCAGAGCATTATCTCAGGGCTTGGCTACTGGTCGCGACATTGTTAACAAAGCAACTAAGGTGAGTGGATTGTGTATGTGCCAATATATTCAATCTAATAAGTTAGTTAAGAGTAAAATACTcaagaaataaacagagaagCCAAAAGGCCACTGTCTTTTTATGGAATATCTTTATTCTTACATGTCTTACATATCTCTGGACCAGGATCTCCTAGTTTTCGGACCAGAGtgtcagttttatgtaaatataaaatcttcCTGTGAAGCTGAATAAATGCACTGTGCTCAGAGAAAGTgaactgtaattttaaaataaaatgagagtGCTTGTTATTAAAGCAAGTGAATTTCAGAGTTCCCCCCACAGTGGCTGACTTTTGGAGCTGCTAACATACAAGATTCCCCTTGGTGTGGTGGTAGGAATATTAATGTCATGCTTGTGTTCTCGTATTCTTTCTATCCAAACTCCCActgctttgttttgcagttgACTGCAGACTCAGAGTGCGTGCGCGGCCTGATGCGTCAGTGGTACTGCCCGCTGTGCCGAGGCGTGCCCTCCCTGCGACCCTGCCACTCCCTGTGCCTTAATGTGATGAAGGGCTGTTTGGCCAATCAGGCCGACCTGGACACTGAATGGAACAATTTCATTGGTGGGTGAAGATATGTTgaagtgtgttgttgttgatgaggTTCTAGGATCAGGTGCATGActcattttataattatttttggtTGATAATATTTCAGCAGCTGGCTACTTACAGAACTTTGTATTTGAATAACTTTAGATGCTTAAAAAAATTGTGGCccaattacattttaaattaacatcATTATTAAACTAAACATCCTTAAACGTAGAACCCTTTTATTGCTCCACTGTCACTCATTTACTTGACACTTCCTTTTTCCCTAATGAATTCCTTCTCCATTAATCATTCATGCTTCTCTGCTCCTTCACAGTTGATCTGTCTTCCTGGCTTTCCTTCTCCCTGTcatcaaacacatacatatcatgcattttctttcttttcatgtgcAGTGCCTCCTCTTACCTTTGATCACTCCATCCATGTTCACTGCACCCAACCTATTTACCCTCATGTACTGTCTTCCCCAAatgccatttctttttttccactctttATATATAATGGTGATTTGTCTCCTAATTCTACAGCTCTGTAACCTCAGATACAACCTTTTAGCTCTAGCTTAGAAAACAACTCCTTCTTTTCTCAATCAGGGTCTACAACAGATCACCAGTAACATTATCATCCTACCATCCCTCCttctatctctccctctgtcctcttACAGATGCTCTGTACCAGGTTTCAGAGAAGTTAGAGGGGCCGTTCAACATGGAGCTTGCAGCCGACTCCATTTCTGTCAAAGTGTCAGAAGCCATCATGCACATGCAGGAAAACAGTGTCACCATCTCCACTAAGGTAAGAACAGGACAAGCAGGCAATggggaaataaaactgaaattaaaatggaccttgatgttttttaattgctttCACAGGCTGCTCTACATAAACAGTGTAACATTTTCTATCATTCACACTCATAAAAATCATTTACTCAGAGCCATAATCttgattattgtttaattttaatctTCTTAATGAGACAACATGCAATAAAAATGACAGGAATTATACACTGAGAGCGTGACAGCCTCACACTATGATTAAAACATGGCAGGCGTCCCAGGAACTAATCCACCAGAGAGACACCTACGTCTCATGGTTTGTGGTTTAAATACTTTAATGAACAGGGGGAGCTTCTCTTTACAGcttagctgtgtgtgttttctggttttcattaaaacagtgtGATCATAAAGATCATATTTCATGATATAATGTATATAAGTGTGGACACTGGTTTTATTTACTCATGTTATGATTTGAAACATTTAATGGTGGTTTTATAGAGAACGCAGTGTAGCATCAAgattaaaacactcaaacccCCTCAAAAAGAGCAATGACACCATAAGTAATCATAAGTAAAGAGGCAGGAGAAAGCACCTGagcacaataaaataattaatgtacATCACTATACCAAAAACTATGTCATGTAGACTAACGAATATctagaaaattaaaataatgacagCTGTTTATAGTAGTGctgctttttttatatttaccttAGGTGTTCCAGGGTTGTGGAAACCCCAGGCCAGCTCCAGGACGATCCAAGCGCTCACCCAAAGAGTCCGGGGGCAACAGGAGGCCGTTCCGCACCTACAGTCCTGAAGAGAAACCCACCACTGCTTCAGGCACCAACCTAGATCGGCTGGTGAGGAAAACTAGATGTAGCAGCTAATCATAAATTCATATTGCTctaatttaatcaatttaaaataatttaaatctaCATGATGATTCCGAGACCCACAACAAGGTGTAAACAACATTATCTTACAAAATATGTTAGCAGAAAATGAACTATTAGACATAAATTAGATACAGAGCAATATTGGCGTCCATATGGAGAGGTGTTTTGGCCTCCCCTTATATAAATAGGCTGGCCAAAACATTATAAACACCTTTTAacataatgcactccagtactACTCCGCCTTGACTATAACCTCAATAACAGAGACATAGTAGAATTACTacctttctgacattttcaacaaaaacatagaaattataaccttgtaaatcaaaacaaagaaagatgtTGAAACTCTGGGTGAGGCAGAGGGAAGCTGCACTCTTACCATAATAACCTCTTATCTCACTAAAAGCAACTCTTTTGACATTACACATGATCAACTGACCCTCTGCTTATATTAAATAGTCTTGTTTTGTGCCTGTCATCTTTTGGCTTGAGTGCAGTTTTATTAAGTCTGGCAAATATTTGCTTTGTGTCACGATTCAAACACAGCCACTGAGCAGAAGGCAGCTAATAATACAGAGCCCAGACAGTGGTCTTGCATGTAGAAGTGTGGAGCAGAcgaaatagaaacagaaaagcgGGTATTCATACctatttataaaacacaagaTGTGTGGTGTAGAAACTGACCCAGAAGCAGTGTCATGTCAGCGTTTTCACTTAACCCAACATCGCCTTTGCAGTTTCCATATGCTTCCTGCAACCAGCCATACCAAACAAGGATACTTTCAAACCGAGTCTGAGTCACAACTGATTCCTTTCCGCCTCCGTACAGGTTACTGAGCTGAAGGAGCGATTGCGGCCCATGCGGGGCTTCTGGGTGTCCCTCCCACACACCATCTGCAGTGATGAGAAGATGGCTGCCGACGTCACTAATGAGGAGCGCTGCTGGAACGGGCAGACCCGGGGGAGGTGAGCGAGATCAGGGCAGGCGGAGGTGGGGTGGAGAAAGGGGTTCGACAGAGGTCtaggaagaggaggagtgagTGATGATGGTGCAGACGTGGAAGGAGGCAACAGATGGAACagagtttatttaattttgctATCACCAGTCACCCACATGCTCACTGCATGGGTCTGCTTGCTtttatgcacacagacacaacccAGAACTGTGTATCCTGGGTGATTTAGAGACACTGTGTGGTCctgtgtgcgagagagagacagaaaaaataagtCGGCATAATGAATGATTTTGTTTCTATGATGTTCCAACTGCATTTGGAAACAGTTTTATCTAAAAGTACACTCACCTCAACAGCTTTTACCACAAAGAGGTGCTGCAGCCAGATGTGctagtttaaatgtttttaatttttgtgaATCAAGATAATATATTGTAATATCATACGATTATTAAATGCTAAAATGGGAAATGGGTAtgtttcataataaaacagtggtaaatacttaaaataacttaaagGTCTCTAATATTTCTGCTTAAATAAAAGATATCCCAAAAGAGAAACCCatcaacaaaccaaaaaagctactaatttaaaaacaagacCAGCCATACTAGAGCTACAGAGTACATGCTGTTCTGTACTGCTAACAGCAGCTTGTTAACATACACATTTGTGAATCTTATCTGAGTTTTGCATGGAAATATTTGGCAGTACCAACAAATACAGCTGAGGCTGCTGgaatttcagttttacatgtttttggtATTCATAAGTCAGAGTATTGGACACATTTTGACCTGATGGTGCTAAAGGAAAagtaacatttcatttttcagtctGACCTTAATAAGTCAAGAATGAAAATTAAGTGAGTGTGAAAATAGCCAATAATTACAGTTACTTACTGTGtatgtgtccctgtgtgtgtgtgtgtgtgtgtgtaactgtacaCAATCACCTCTGTGTATACACACAGGTACCTCCCAGATGTGACAGGTGATGGCCTAGTCAGCCAGGTCAATAAcccagaggtggaggtggacaTTGCCAAACCAGATGTGAGGACCAGACAACTGATCATGGAGCTGAGAGTGGGGACCAACAAGCTGAGACATGCTCAGAGTGGACAGGACATTGACTTCATGGACAGTAAGCGCTACTATAACtatgacatgtacagtatgtgggctTTTTGGTGGAACTTACAGACACTTACAGAAATCTGCTTTTCCCTGTTCCAGGCGAGGAGGGCAGTGGTTCAGGGGGTGGAGATCATGGTGAAAGGTACAATGATGATTGGCCAGGCTATGGGCCTTACTCTCCGCCCCACAACAACCCCCCACGTAACCCTGCCTCCAACCCTGCGAAGCCTCCTCGAGTGCGAGAACGAAATGGGTCCAAGTGGAACAGAAACAATGGACGGGCTCGATCCACATGCAGCCAGCTCACCTCCTCcctgtttcctttgttttctttgcctttcATGGTCACTCTTGCCCTCATGTGGAGATAGCTGGTTATTACAGCGTAGTATTACTGTCTGGAGTCAAAAGCACATtatggagaaaaacaaaaaaagtcattcTATTTGGTTAcaccagcagaaaaaaagacaaaacaggcTAATTAATCAATCACACACCTGTttacagcacaaaataaatatgttgtaaGTTAATATTTCCCTGCTGCCCAAGCCACAAAACAGAAATTAGCAGGTATTGATGTTGAACAATACCTAAGTActgccatttttttttcagtgccaTTCGTAGATGTTTGACTTATAGGAGACTAGATACTGAACGGTGCCATACACTGGAGCACAGACATCTGTGAGAAAAGGGAACAAAAGTACAACAACAGTCAGTGAATTAACAGCGTGTGCTGGTGCTGGAGATGATGGTCTCATGGTTTGGTTGGTTTGTGAGATAGAGATTATCCATGCCAGTTAATTACTGTGCAGTTTGAGTGAACAGCCGATTTGATCGGAGTGCGTTTGTTTGCGGCCTTTCTCATGAAATTAGGttgattaatttaattgatttgGTT
It encodes the following:
- the gpc2 gene encoding glypican-2, which encodes MDTRLSFSRHPLLVLLGTIAALSGTRSPVAAAGRSCADTRQVYAEKGYSTGTAPLTQISGEHLRLCPQDYTCCSSQMEETLALQSERDFLKAVEDNSQFLLTTFTQRHRRFDEFFRELIDLSEKSMNQMFTKTYGRLFTQNAHVFQELFVELRRYYSGGSVSLTEVLSDFWSRLVERVFSLVNPQYLFTEDYLECVSKHAEQLQPFGDVPRKLRVQVSRAFIAARALSQGLATGRDIVNKATKLTADSECVRGLMRQWYCPLCRGVPSLRPCHSLCLNVMKGCLANQADLDTEWNNFIDALYQVSEKLEGPFNMELAADSISVKVSEAIMHMQENSVTISTKVFQGCGNPRPAPGRSKRSPKESGGNRRPFRTYSPEEKPTTASGTNLDRLVTELKERLRPMRGFWVSLPHTICSDEKMAADVTNEERCWNGQTRGRYLPDVTGDGLVSQVNNPEVEVDIAKPDVRTRQLIMELRVGTNKLRHAQSGQDIDFMDSEEGSGSGGGDHGERYNDDWPGYGPYSPPHNNPPRNPASNPAKPPRVRERNGSKWNRNNGRARSTCSQLTSSLFPLFSLPFMVTLALMWR